In Methylobacterium aquaticum, the following are encoded in one genomic region:
- a CDS encoding L,D-transpeptidase produces the protein MLGACTTSMGAQGPVAEARPQVPPEVSRRYAAITDEPFPVEAVDPHDLKARNVRQVVAYPTREPPGTLVVDPQRRFLYLVMEGGKAMRYGVGVGKAGFEFTGEATVARKASWPRWTPTPDMLRRDPERNGRWAGGMPGGARNPLGARALYLFKDGKDTLYRIHGTTEPWSIGEAVSSGCIRMLNQDVIDLHRRVPTGTRVVVLGSRGTAHAARPAGPEMTGSLGRGVPAGLQPDDGLDHAGLDGLSREATEAPIPEGVANDEGL, from the coding sequence ATGCTCGGCGCCTGCACCACCTCGATGGGGGCACAAGGCCCGGTCGCGGAGGCCCGGCCGCAGGTGCCCCCAGAAGTGTCGCGCCGCTACGCGGCGATCACCGACGAGCCCTTTCCCGTCGAGGCGGTCGACCCGCACGACCTCAAGGCCCGCAACGTCCGCCAGGTCGTCGCGTACCCGACGCGGGAGCCGCCCGGCACCCTGGTGGTCGACCCCCAGCGGCGCTTCCTCTACCTCGTGATGGAGGGCGGCAAGGCGATGCGCTACGGGGTCGGCGTCGGCAAGGCCGGCTTCGAGTTCACCGGCGAGGCCACGGTCGCCCGCAAGGCGTCGTGGCCGCGCTGGACGCCGACCCCCGACATGCTCCGGCGCGACCCGGAGCGGAACGGGCGCTGGGCCGGCGGCATGCCGGGCGGGGCGAGGAACCCGCTCGGCGCGCGGGCGCTCTACCTGTTCAAGGACGGCAAGGACACGCTCTATCGCATCCACGGCACGACGGAGCCGTGGAGCATTGGCGAGGCGGTCTCCTCGGGATGCATCCGCATGCTGAACCAAGACGTCATCGACCTGCATCGCCGCGTGCCCACCGGCACCAGGGTCGTGGTGCTGGGATCGCGGGGCACCGCCCATGCGGCGCGGCCAGCCGGGCCGGAGATGACCGGCAGCCTCGGGCGGGGCGTGCCCGCCGGGCTGCAACCGGATGACGGTCTCGATCATGCCGGGCTCGACGGCCTGTCCCGCGAGGCCACGGAAGCGCCGATACCAGAGGGAGTGGCGAATGATGAAGGTCTTTAA
- a CDS encoding DsbA family protein, with product MDRRTLLALLPAATLAPALLSPGLRTEVAFAQGIDTNAILNDPEAPVSGNPKGDLTIVAFLDYNCPFCKKAEPDLLRLVKTDGRIRLVHKDWPILGDASVYGAQLALAARYQDRYDTVHRALMAIPGRKIPKERMRDAVAAAGVDMARLDEDATAHRAEIAALLQRNLDQADALGLQGTPVFLIGQLKVAAALDYDGFRQAAAQARAKAPNGGRS from the coding sequence ATGGACCGCAGGACCCTGCTCGCCCTTCTGCCCGCCGCCACGCTCGCGCCCGCCCTGCTCTCGCCCGGTCTGCGGACCGAGGTGGCCTTCGCCCAAGGGATCGACACGAACGCGATCCTCAACGACCCCGAGGCGCCGGTCTCCGGCAACCCGAAGGGCGATCTGACCATCGTCGCCTTCCTCGATTACAACTGCCCGTTCTGCAAGAAGGCCGAGCCCGATCTTCTCCGCCTGGTGAAGACGGACGGGCGCATCCGCCTCGTCCACAAGGACTGGCCGATCCTCGGCGACGCCTCGGTCTATGGCGCACAGCTCGCCCTCGCGGCGCGCTACCAGGACCGCTACGACACGGTACACCGCGCCCTCATGGCCATTCCGGGCCGCAAGATCCCCAAGGAGCGGATGCGGGACGCGGTGGCCGCCGCAGGCGTCGACATGGCCCGCCTGGACGAGGACGCGACGGCGCATCGGGCCGAGATCGCGGCCCTGCTCCAGCGCAACCTCGACCAGGCCGACGCGCTGGGCCTGCAGGGAACGCCGGTCTTCCTGATCGGCCAGCTGAAGGTCGCGGCGGCCCTCGACTACGACGGCTTCCGGCAGGCCGCCGCCCAGGCCCGCGCCAAGGCCCCCAACGGAGGCCGTTCGTGA
- the dsbD gene encoding protein-disulfide reductase DsbD: MPTILAHLVLAALLWAGSALWSPGQCGEPAARPMPFTLAATRDADLSLRLRWTIAPGTYLYRDKLAAADADGRELPLRTTSGETKDDPNFGPTEIYHGAAEAVVPAASLAGVAGLRVTYQGCAEKGICYPPVTRVVAVPAPGPESAAVTVSPSADAPPSAEPPGAGSGWLAGPLVGVLATFLGLGLLLAFTPCVLPMVPVLAGMLARSGERLSAGRGFVLSGTYVLAMALAYGTLGVAASWSGRNLQVALQTPAALGLLAAAFAALALSMFGAFDLALPSGVAARLSRLRGRRFGALGGAAILGFTSALIVGPCVTPPLAAALLYVARTGDVARGAAALFALGLGMGLPLILVGTFGAGILPRSGPWLVAAKQAFGVVFLGLAITMVSRLAPPEATLALWGLLAVGTGVFVGAFDPIGAGVASRLAKTAGIVAVTYGCALLVGAAAGGTDPLRPLAGLGQGQEVRVAEARTITSVPALEAALAAVRAEGKPALVEFAAAWCTVCRTNERTVMADAGIRERLRSVSVIRADVTRDDTDARALMQRFAVVGPPTLILLRPDGGEVREARTEGELTVEDLTRRLALVGA, translated from the coding sequence ATGCCGACCATTCTCGCCCACCTCGTCCTCGCCGCCCTACTCTGGGCAGGATCCGCGCTCTGGTCGCCGGGGCAGTGCGGCGAGCCGGCCGCACGGCCGATGCCGTTCACCCTCGCGGCGACCCGCGACGCCGACCTGTCGCTGCGCCTGCGCTGGACCATCGCCCCCGGCACCTACCTCTACCGCGACAAGCTCGCCGCCGCCGATGCCGACGGCCGCGAGCTTCCCCTGCGCACGACGTCCGGCGAGACCAAGGACGATCCGAATTTCGGGCCGACCGAGATCTACCACGGCGCGGCCGAAGCCGTAGTGCCGGCCGCGTCGCTCGCCGGGGTGGCGGGCCTGCGCGTCACCTACCAGGGCTGCGCCGAGAAGGGCATCTGCTACCCGCCGGTCACCCGGGTCGTCGCGGTGCCCGCGCCTGGCCCGGAGAGCGCGGCCGTGACGGTGAGTCCCTCTGCCGATGCGCCCCCGTCGGCGGAGCCCCCCGGGGCGGGGAGCGGATGGCTCGCGGGCCCGCTCGTGGGGGTGCTCGCGACCTTCCTCGGGCTCGGCCTGCTCCTGGCCTTCACCCCATGCGTGCTGCCGATGGTGCCGGTGCTCGCCGGCATGCTGGCCCGCTCCGGGGAGCGTCTCTCGGCCGGGCGCGGCTTCGTCCTGTCCGGCACCTACGTGCTCGCGATGGCGCTGGCCTACGGGACGCTCGGCGTGGCGGCGTCCTGGTCCGGACGCAACCTTCAGGTCGCGCTCCAGACGCCCGCGGCCCTCGGGCTGCTCGCCGCGGCCTTCGCCGCGCTGGCCCTGTCGATGTTCGGCGCGTTCGACCTCGCGCTGCCTTCGGGCGTCGCCGCCCGCCTGTCCCGCCTGCGCGGACGCCGGTTCGGCGCGCTCGGCGGTGCCGCGATCCTGGGCTTCACCTCCGCGCTGATCGTCGGCCCCTGCGTGACCCCGCCGCTCGCCGCGGCCCTCCTGTACGTCGCCCGGACCGGGGACGTGGCCCGCGGCGCCGCCGCCCTGTTCGCGCTCGGCCTCGGCATGGGCCTGCCGCTGATCCTGGTCGGCACGTTCGGGGCGGGGATCCTGCCGCGCTCCGGCCCCTGGCTCGTCGCCGCCAAGCAGGCCTTCGGCGTCGTCTTCCTCGGCCTCGCGATCACCATGGTGTCCCGCCTTGCACCGCCCGAGGCGACGCTCGCGCTCTGGGGCCTGCTGGCGGTCGGCACCGGCGTGTTCGTCGGCGCCTTCGACCCGATCGGGGCCGGGGTCGCGTCACGTCTCGCGAAGACCGCCGGCATCGTCGCGGTGACCTATGGCTGCGCCCTCCTCGTCGGCGCTGCGGCAGGCGGGACAGACCCGCTGCGGCCGCTCGCCGGCCTCGGCCAAGGGCAGGAGGTTCGCGTCGCGGAGGCCCGGACGATCACCTCCGTCCCGGCGCTCGAGGCGGCCCTCGCGGCGGTGCGGGCCGAGGGCAAGCCGGCGCTCGTCGAATTCGCCGCCGCGTGGTGCACCGTCTGCCGGACGAACGAGCGGACCGTCATGGCCGATGCAGGCATCCGCGAGCGGCTGCGATCCGTCTCGGTCATCCGGGCCGACGTCACGCGGGACGACACCGACGCCCGCGCCCTGATGCAGCGTTTCGCGGTCGTCGGACCGCCGACCCTGATCCTGCTGCGCCCCGACGGCGGCGAGGTCCGCGAGGCCCGCACCGAGGGCGAGCTCACGGTCGAGGACCTGACGCGCCGCCTTGCCCTCGTCGGCGCCTGA
- a CDS encoding response regulator produces MRILVVEDDTILADGLRAGLSLGGATVDCVATCADAEAALATSTFSAVVLDLMLPDGSGLDVLRGLRRRADRTPVVLLTARDAVADRIAGLDGGADDYLGKPFDLGELSARIRAVVRRASGRAAGILEHGGIRLDPGSLAVTVHGTPVTISRREVMVLAALMERPDVLRSKAELEERLYGWQEEVESNAVEVHVHNLRAKIGRHAIETVRGLGYRMRALA; encoded by the coding sequence ATGCGCATCCTCGTCGTCGAGGACGACACCATTCTGGCGGACGGGCTCCGGGCGGGCCTGAGCCTCGGCGGGGCGACCGTCGATTGCGTCGCGACCTGCGCCGATGCCGAGGCGGCGCTCGCCACGAGCACCTTTTCGGCGGTCGTCCTCGACCTGATGCTGCCCGACGGCTCCGGCCTCGACGTGCTGCGCGGCCTGCGGCGTCGAGCGGACCGGACGCCGGTCGTCCTGCTGACCGCCCGCGACGCGGTCGCCGACCGGATCGCCGGGCTCGATGGCGGCGCCGACGACTATCTCGGCAAGCCCTTCGACCTCGGCGAGCTCTCGGCCCGCATCCGCGCCGTCGTCCGGCGGGCCTCGGGGCGGGCGGCGGGTATCCTGGAGCATGGCGGCATCCGGCTCGATCCCGGCAGCCTTGCCGTCACCGTCCACGGGACGCCCGTCACCATCTCCCGGCGCGAGGTCATGGTGCTGGCGGCCCTGATGGAGCGCCCCGACGTGCTGCGCTCGAAGGCGGAGCTGGAAGAGCGCCTCTACGGCTGGCAGGAGGAGGTCGAGAGCAATGCGGTCGAGGTCCACGTGCACAACCTGCGCGCCAAGATCGGCCGGCACGCCATCGAGACGGTGCGCGGCCTCGGCTATCGCATGAGGGCCCTGGCATGA
- a CDS encoding ATP-binding protein produces the protein MRSLRVRLFTILLLATGLIWLSAVAWIYLGSKREVEQVLDNRLQEAARMVGSLVGAIGGTGPGGAPGAIPAPMSYERQLSCQIWSLDGRMVARSSGAPERRLTDAPAGFSQREVDGETWRVFTLEDAGKGVRVMVGDRLGLRERLVTDLIMGLVAPTLLVVPLLGMLIWASLGRGLRPLRRMARDLAGRDADDMSAIDAGRAPAEVRPLADALNGLFLKVEAARRHEREVTAFAAHELRTPLAGLKLQAQVAMAATDPEVAKAALRQILAAVDRTTRLVRQLLDAARLDAAGDVPPLAEVDVGALVAETVDGMRTPTGVRTQIDPGLRGYRLLADPEGLRLAVRNLHENAVQHMQTGTVAWSVRPDGGGIVVRDEGPGIPEDELPHVTTRFFRGRHKSATGSGLGLAIAEMASRRSGLSLRLRNRTDRSGIEAEIARG, from the coding sequence ATGAGGTCGCTTCGCGTCAGGCTGTTCACCATCCTGCTCCTCGCCACCGGCCTGATCTGGCTCAGCGCGGTCGCCTGGATCTATCTCGGCTCGAAGCGCGAGGTGGAGCAGGTCCTCGACAACCGCCTGCAGGAAGCGGCCCGCATGGTCGGCTCCCTGGTCGGCGCGATCGGCGGCACGGGTCCCGGCGGGGCGCCCGGCGCCATCCCGGCGCCGATGTCGTACGAGCGGCAGCTCTCCTGCCAGATCTGGTCCCTCGACGGCCGGATGGTCGCACGGTCGAGCGGAGCCCCCGAGCGGCGCCTGACCGACGCCCCGGCCGGCTTCTCGCAGCGCGAGGTCGACGGCGAGACCTGGCGGGTCTTCACGCTGGAGGATGCCGGCAAGGGCGTGCGCGTGATGGTCGGCGACCGGCTCGGCCTGCGCGAGCGCCTCGTCACCGACCTCATCATGGGCCTCGTCGCTCCCACGCTCCTGGTGGTGCCGCTGCTCGGGATGCTGATCTGGGCGAGCCTCGGGCGGGGCCTGCGCCCGTTGCGGCGGATGGCGCGCGACCTCGCGGGACGTGACGCCGACGACATGAGCGCCATCGACGCCGGACGCGCCCCCGCGGAGGTGCGCCCCCTGGCCGACGCCCTCAACGGGCTCTTCCTCAAGGTCGAAGCGGCCCGCCGGCACGAACGGGAGGTGACGGCGTTCGCCGCGCACGAGCTGCGCACCCCGCTTGCCGGCCTCAAGCTCCAGGCCCAGGTCGCCATGGCCGCCACCGACCCGGAGGTGGCGAAGGCGGCCTTGCGCCAGATCCTGGCCGCCGTCGACCGGACCACGCGCCTCGTCCGCCAGTTGCTCGACGCCGCCCGGCTCGATGCCGCAGGGGACGTGCCGCCCCTGGCGGAGGTCGATGTTGGTGCGCTGGTAGCCGAGACCGTGGACGGTATGCGGACGCCGACCGGGGTGCGAACCCAGATCGATCCGGGGCTTCGCGGCTACAGGCTGCTTGCCGACCCGGAGGGCTTGCGACTCGCCGTCCGGAACCTGCACGAGAACGCCGTGCAGCACATGCAGACCGGCACGGTGGCCTGGAGCGTGCGGCCGGATGGCGGGGGCATCGTCGTTCGCGACGAGGGACCGGGCATTCCCGAGGACGAGTTGCCCCACGTCACGACACGGTTCTTCCGGGGGCGCCACAAGAGCGCGACGGGAAGCGGCCTCGGCCTCGCCATCGCCGAGATGGCGTCCCGCCGGAGCGGCCTGAGCCTTCGGCTGCGCAACCGGACGGATCGGTCCGGCATCGAGGCGGAGATCGCCCGGGGCTGA
- a CDS encoding ArsR/SmtB family transcription factor, which yields MDAPTPTDLTRFQDKAADAARLLRLLANEKRLLILCLLVARGEMDVTSLAGEVELSQSALSQHLARLREDGLVAFRRESQSIYYRLEDPRAARVLATLKDIFCPDLD from the coding sequence ATGGACGCCCCGACGCCGACCGACCTGACACGGTTCCAGGACAAGGCCGCCGATGCGGCCCGCCTGCTCCGCCTGCTCGCCAACGAGAAGCGCTTGCTGATCCTGTGCCTGCTGGTCGCCCGCGGCGAGATGGACGTGACCAGCCTCGCCGGGGAGGTCGAGCTCAGCCAGTCGGCCCTGTCGCAGCACCTCGCCAGGCTGCGCGAGGACGGGCTCGTCGCGTTCCGGCGCGAGAGCCAGTCGATCTACTACCGGCTCGAAGACCCCCGGGCTGCGCGCGTGCTGGCGACCCTCAAGGACATCTTCTGCCCGGATCTCGATTGA
- the cydB gene encoding cytochrome d ubiquinol oxidase subunit II: MSVDLTLIWAVLIATAVFLYVAMDGFDLGIGILFPALPHKVDRDVMVNSVAPVWDGNETWLVLGGGGLFAAFPLAYVTILPALYMPLILMLLALVFRGVAFEMRFRVVTPRGQLAWDRAFSWGSYVAAFCQGIALGAFVQGIRVEGRAYAGGWWDWLTPFSLLTGFALVVGYGLLGACWLIWKTEGDLQRRAYALAQPLGLATLVAIAVVSATMLAVSAPFRERWLGLPGMAVGAPVPVLVGLLAWRFAVALERREEVMPFLCALGIFLLSYVGLGISMWPYIVPPDITIWQAATHPKSQAFLLYGAAVLVPLVLAYTAYVYWLFRGKVTAGAGYH, from the coding sequence ATGAGCGTCGACCTCACCCTGATCTGGGCCGTCCTGATCGCGACGGCGGTGTTCCTCTACGTGGCGATGGACGGGTTCGACCTCGGCATCGGCATCCTGTTCCCGGCGCTGCCCCACAAGGTCGACCGGGACGTGATGGTGAACTCGGTCGCCCCGGTCTGGGACGGTAACGAAACCTGGCTGGTGCTCGGCGGCGGCGGGCTGTTCGCGGCCTTCCCGCTCGCCTACGTCACCATCCTGCCGGCCCTCTACATGCCGCTGATCCTGATGCTGCTGGCCCTCGTGTTCCGCGGCGTCGCCTTCGAGATGCGGTTCCGGGTCGTCACGCCGCGCGGGCAGCTCGCCTGGGACCGGGCCTTCTCCTGGGGCAGCTACGTCGCGGCGTTCTGCCAGGGCATCGCGCTCGGCGCCTTCGTGCAGGGGATCCGGGTCGAGGGCCGCGCCTATGCGGGCGGCTGGTGGGACTGGCTGACGCCGTTCTCGCTCCTGACCGGGTTCGCCCTCGTCGTCGGCTACGGCCTTCTCGGCGCCTGCTGGCTCATCTGGAAGACCGAAGGCGACCTGCAGCGGCGCGCCTACGCGCTCGCCCAGCCCCTCGGGCTCGCCACCCTCGTCGCCATCGCGGTGGTCTCGGCGACCATGCTCGCGGTGAGTGCGCCGTTCCGCGAGCGCTGGCTCGGCCTGCCGGGCATGGCGGTCGGCGCCCCGGTGCCGGTGCTCGTCGGCCTCCTGGCCTGGCGCTTCGCCGTGGCCCTGGAGCGGCGAGAGGAGGTCATGCCGTTCCTCTGCGCGCTCGGGATCTTCCTGCTGTCCTATGTCGGGCTCGGGATCAGCATGTGGCCGTACATCGTGCCGCCGGACATCACGATCTGGCAGGCGGCGACCCATCCGAAGTCGCAGGCCTTCCTGCTCTACGGCGCGGCGGTGCTGGTGCCGCTGGTGCTGGCCTACACGGCCTACGTCTACTGGCTGTTCCGCGGCAAGGTGACGGCCGGAGCGGGGTATCATTGA
- a CDS encoding peroxiredoxin: MTTENDTPPLPPPSCPPIIGDVAPNFRARTTLGPRTLASYRGRWLVFFSHPADFTPVCTSEFVAFAEAHAAFQALDCDLLALSVDSLSSHLAWVHSIAQRFGVAIPFPIVEDPTMGIARAYGMLPSGATSSATVRTTFVIDPDGIVRALVAYPLSVGRSVAELLRLVKALQTCDAAEVSTPEGWQPGEPVLANPPVTADGLAEAGANGTDWYYRLGSA; encoded by the coding sequence ATGACGACTGAAAACGACACCCCTCCCCTTCCGCCGCCATCCTGTCCGCCGATCATCGGGGACGTCGCGCCGAATTTCCGGGCCCGCACCACCCTGGGTCCTCGCACCCTCGCGTCCTACCGGGGGCGCTGGCTGGTATTCTTCTCGCACCCGGCCGATTTCACCCCGGTCTGCACCAGCGAGTTCGTCGCCTTCGCCGAGGCCCATGCGGCGTTCCAGGCACTCGATTGCGATCTCCTGGCCCTCTCCGTCGACAGCCTGTCCTCGCATCTCGCCTGGGTCCACAGCATCGCGCAGCGCTTCGGCGTCGCGATCCCGTTTCCCATCGTCGAGGACCCGACGATGGGCATCGCCCGAGCCTACGGGATGCTGCCTTCGGGTGCGACCTCCAGCGCCACGGTGCGGACGACCTTCGTCATCGACCCGGACGGCATCGTGCGCGCCCTCGTCGCCTATCCGCTCAGCGTCGGGCGCAGCGTGGCCGAACTCCTGCGGCTGGTGAAGGCGCTCCAGACCTGCGATGCGGCGGAGGTCTCGACGCCGGAGGGGTGGCAGCCCGGCGAGCCGGTCCTGGCCAATCCGCCGGTCACCGCCGACGGCCTCGCGGAGGCCGGCGCGAACGGAACCGATTGGTACTATCGACTGGGCAGCGCCTGA
- a CDS encoding ArsR/SmtB family transcription factor encodes MGPGANEANAARIAELLKVAANPNRLRILYLLADGECAVSEIEQRLGIRQPTLSQQLGELRNAEVVATRREHKVVFYSLSDPRMRALLEALDDILIAERPWRAPSRSPDARLRALGQAAQFAKVGDEP; translated from the coding sequence ATGGGCCCCGGCGCCAACGAGGCGAATGCCGCCCGGATCGCGGAGCTGCTCAAGGTGGCGGCCAATCCCAACCGGCTGCGCATCCTCTACCTGCTGGCCGACGGCGAATGCGCGGTCTCGGAGATCGAGCAGCGGCTCGGCATCCGCCAGCCGACCCTGTCGCAGCAGCTCGGCGAGTTGCGCAACGCCGAGGTCGTGGCCACCCGGCGCGAGCACAAGGTCGTCTTCTACAGCCTGAGCGATCCGCGGATGCGCGCCCTGCTGGAGGCGCTCGACGACATCCTGATCGCCGAGCGCCCATGGCGGGCCCCGTCCCGCTCCCCGGACGCGCGGCTGCGCGCCCTCGGGCAGGCCGCCCAGTTCGCGAAGGTCGGCGACGAGCCCTGA
- a CDS encoding bifunctional protein tyrosine phosphatase family protein/NAD(P)/FAD-dependent oxidoreductase produces the protein MDVKRLAPDLSVAGQIRPADLAALARAGFRSVICNRPDGEGTDQPGFPEIGAAARAAGIEAHYLPVVSGRVSDGDAAAFGALLAGLPGPVLAYCRTGTRSTTLWSLSEAARGRPLPDILSAAEAAGYDMTGAVRRVAAGGRAPGDAADLFHSVVVVGGGAGGIAVAASLKARRPDLDIALIDPADMHYYQPGWTMVGGGIFSPAETARTMASLIPAGVRWIKAAVAAFEPERKAVVLEGCRVVRYDRLVVAPGLSLDWSGIEGLPETLGRNGVTSNYRYDLASYTWDLVQNLRAGRAVFTQPPMPIKCAGAPQKAMYLSADHWLRRGRLKDIDIAFYNAGAVLFGVKDYVAPLMEYVRRYDAQLHFQHRLTRIDGPGRRAWFTRTTGDGGTETVETGFDMIHVVPPQRAPDFVRTSPLVDAGGWVEVDPASLRHARHPGIYALGDVTNAPNAKTAAAARKQAPVVAHNLLLDMGYLRGDEVAYDGYGSCPLTVERGKILLAEFGYGGKLLPSFPAWLIDGTKPSHMAWLLKERMLPPIYWKAMLKGREWMATPRPGPLGAGRRAA, from the coding sequence ATGGACGTCAAGCGTCTCGCCCCCGACCTGTCGGTCGCCGGCCAGATCCGGCCCGCCGACCTGGCGGCCCTGGCACGGGCCGGGTTCCGGTCGGTCATCTGCAACCGGCCCGACGGGGAGGGAACGGATCAGCCTGGTTTTCCCGAGATCGGCGCGGCGGCGCGCGCGGCCGGGATCGAGGCCCACTACCTGCCCGTCGTGTCGGGCCGGGTCTCGGACGGCGATGCGGCGGCCTTCGGCGCGCTGCTGGCCGGCCTGCCCGGGCCCGTTCTCGCCTATTGCCGGACAGGCACCCGCTCGACGACGCTGTGGTCGCTCAGCGAAGCGGCCCGCGGACGGCCGCTGCCGGACATCCTCTCGGCGGCCGAGGCGGCGGGCTACGACATGACCGGAGCGGTCCGGCGGGTCGCCGCGGGCGGCCGGGCCCCCGGGGATGCCGCCGACCTCTTCCACAGCGTCGTCGTCGTCGGTGGCGGGGCCGGCGGCATCGCGGTGGCGGCGAGCCTCAAGGCGCGCAGGCCCGATCTCGACATCGCGCTGATCGACCCCGCCGACATGCATTACTATCAGCCGGGCTGGACCATGGTCGGCGGCGGCATCTTCTCGCCGGCCGAGACGGCCAGGACCATGGCCTCGCTGATCCCGGCGGGCGTGCGCTGGATCAAGGCGGCCGTGGCGGCTTTCGAGCCGGAGCGCAAGGCAGTCGTCCTGGAGGGCTGCCGGGTGGTCCGCTACGACCGCCTCGTCGTGGCGCCGGGCCTCAGTCTCGACTGGTCGGGCATCGAGGGCCTCCCCGAGACGCTCGGGCGGAACGGCGTGACCTCGAACTACCGCTACGATCTTGCTTCCTATACCTGGGATCTGGTGCAGAACCTGCGCGCCGGCCGCGCCGTGTTCACGCAGCCGCCGATGCCGATCAAGTGCGCGGGCGCGCCGCAGAAGGCGATGTATCTGTCCGCCGATCACTGGCTGCGCCGGGGACGACTGAAAGACATCGACATCGCGTTCTACAATGCGGGCGCGGTCCTGTTCGGCGTCAAGGACTACGTCGCGCCGTTGATGGAGTATGTCAGGCGCTACGATGCGCAGCTCCACTTCCAGCACAGGCTGACGCGGATCGACGGCCCCGGCCGTCGCGCCTGGTTCACCCGCACGACCGGCGATGGCGGGACCGAGACGGTCGAGACCGGTTTCGACATGATCCACGTCGTCCCCCCGCAGCGGGCACCGGACTTCGTGAGAACCTCGCCCCTCGTCGATGCCGGCGGGTGGGTCGAGGTCGATCCGGCGAGCCTGCGCCACGCGCGCCATCCCGGGATCTACGCACTCGGCGACGTCACCAATGCCCCGAACGCCAAGACCGCCGCGGCGGCCCGCAAGCAGGCTCCCGTGGTGGCCCACAACCTGCTCCTCGACATGGGATACCTGCGCGGAGACGAGGTCGCCTATGACGGCTACGGCTCGTGCCCGTTGACGGTCGAGCGCGGCAAGATCCTGCTCGCCGAGTTCGGCTATGGTGGCAAGCTGCTGCCGAGCTTTCCGGCTTGGCTCATCGACGGGACGAAGCCCAGCCACATGGCCTGGCTTCTCAAGGAGCGGATGCTGCCGCCGATCTACTGGAAGGCGATGCTGAAGGGCCGCGAGTGGATGGCAACGCCTCGTCCCGGGCCGCTGGGCGCCGGCAGGCGGGCGGCCTGA
- a CDS encoding sulfite exporter TauE/SafE family protein — MSALPALLSGSGVGFTLGLIGGGGSILATPLLLYAVGVAQPHLAIGTGALAVAANAFLTLAGHARAGNVRWRCALVFALIGILGAFVGSSLGKAVDGQRLLFLFALLMVVVGLHMLRGRRGTGGTAEPVGCGPVPSRTVVGVAFGVGMLSGFFGIGGGFLIVPGLVFATGMPLITAVGTSLFAVGAFGLATALNYALSGMVDWVVAGQFIAGGLVGGFLGMRLANRLAGFKGALNTVFATVIFAVAGYMLYRNAGAFAATP, encoded by the coding sequence ATGAGCGCATTGCCTGCCCTCCTGTCCGGCTCAGGGGTCGGCTTCACCCTCGGCCTGATCGGCGGGGGCGGCTCGATCCTCGCGACGCCCCTCCTGCTCTACGCCGTCGGCGTCGCGCAGCCGCATCTCGCCATCGGCACCGGGGCGCTGGCGGTGGCCGCCAACGCCTTCCTGACGCTCGCGGGCCATGCCAGGGCCGGCAACGTGCGGTGGCGCTGCGCCCTGGTCTTCGCCCTTATCGGCATCCTCGGCGCCTTCGTCGGCTCCTCCCTCGGCAAGGCAGTGGACGGGCAGCGCCTGCTGTTCCTGTTCGCGCTCCTGATGGTCGTCGTCGGCCTTCACATGCTGCGCGGCCGGCGCGGGACGGGCGGCACCGCCGAGCCGGTTGGATGCGGGCCGGTGCCGAGCCGCACAGTGGTCGGTGTCGCCTTCGGGGTCGGGATGCTGTCGGGCTTCTTCGGCATCGGCGGCGGCTTCCTGATCGTTCCGGGCCTGGTTTTCGCCACCGGCATGCCGCTCATCACCGCGGTCGGCACCTCGCTCTTCGCCGTGGGCGCGTTCGGCCTCGCCACGGCGCTCAACTACGCCCTGTCGGGCATGGTCGACTGGGTCGTCGCCGGGCAGTTCATCGCCGGTGGGCTGGTCGGGGGCTTCCTCGGAATGCGGCTCGCCAACCGGCTCGCCGGCTTCAAGGGCGCCCTCAACACGGTGTTCGCCACCGTCATCTTCGCGGTCGCCGGATACATGCTCTACCGCAACGCCGGCGCCTTCGCGGCGACGCCGTGA
- a CDS encoding YgaP family membrane protein: MTGNAARQSVPRLVALLPSTVRETMMNVNIGTLDRILRLVAGLLLAGIGAAMASGGWAIAALAVGAVMILTAVVGFCPAYTLLGIDTRSRRPRAS; encoded by the coding sequence GTGACCGGGAACGCGGCCAGGCAGTCGGTGCCGCGCCTGGTCGCGCTCCTCCCCAGCACCGTTCGGGAGACCATGATGAACGTCAATATCGGAACCCTGGACCGCATCCTCCGCCTCGTCGCCGGCCTCCTGCTCGCTGGGATCGGCGCAGCCATGGCCTCCGGCGGATGGGCGATCGCCGCCTTGGCCGTCGGCGCCGTGATGATCCTGACCGCTGTCGTCGGGTTCTGTCCCGCCTATACGCTGCTCGGTATCGACACGCGCAGCCGCCGCCCTCGCGCCTCCTGA